One window of Centropristis striata isolate RG_2023a ecotype Rhode Island chromosome 21, C.striata_1.0, whole genome shotgun sequence genomic DNA carries:
- the LOC131960062 gene encoding cilia- and flagella-associated protein 251, whose amino-acid sequence MAPVKGWLVGLLLVLLSPAPLPLSSGVVSALDVAEAEEGLDARHVEEVVAEEGEGVEGDDGAGEEEEQVAEEDVDEESDEEEEEEAADEEEETAEAEEEEEEEAAEEEEEEEEEEETAEAEEEEEAAEEEEEAVEEEEEEEQEEAAEEEADEEAAEEDEEEEEEGEEAADDEEDDDDAEEEEEDAEEEAADEEEDDDAEEEEDDDDEEEEAADDEEDDDDAEEEEDVEEKAADEEDEDDAEEEDADEAAAEEEEEEEEDDEDDDEDDEDDSEEEDVAEPVADLLQFRSGSLCSVCTICEHCSTNCDDCPCEEGDESDHCEHCQDCSSCYICPLLCDTICTPGGLVDELTGTLFQ is encoded by the exons ATGGCACCTGTGAAAGGCTGGTTAGTGGGGCTCCTGCTGGTCCTCCTGAGCCCCGCTCCGCTCCCGCTCTCCTCTGGAGTTGTGAGTGCTCTGGACGTGGCCGAAGCAGAGGAAGGCCTCGACGCCAGACACGTTGAGGAGGTTGTGGCTGAAGAGGGAGAAGGGGTTGAGGGTGATGATGGCGCaggtgaggaagaggagcaagTAGCGGAGGAGGACGTTGATGAAGAATCggatgaggaagaagaagaggaggctgctgatgaggaagaggagactgctgaggctgaggaggaggaagaggaagaggctgctgaggaggaggaggaggaggaggaggaagaggagacggctgaggctgaggaggaggaagaggccgctgaggaggaggaggaggctgttgaggaggaggaggaggaggaacaggaagAGGCTGCTGAGGAGGAGGCAGATGAAGAAGCTGCtgag gaagatgaggaggaggaggaggagggagaggaggctgCAGATGACGAGGAAGATGACGACGatgctgaagaagaagaagaagatgcagaggaggaggctgcagatgaggaagaggatgatgatgctgaagaagaggaagatgatgatgatgaggaggaggaggctgcagATGATGAGGAAGATGATGACGATGctgaagaagaggaagatgtAGAGGAGAAGGCTGCAGAtgaggaagatgaagatgatgCTGAAGAGGAGGACGCTGAtgaggcagcagcagaggaggaagaggaggaggaagaggatgatgaggatgatgatgaggatgatgaagaTGACTCTGAGGAAGAGGATGTAGCT GAGCCCGTCGCTGACCTGCTGCAATTCCGCTCTGGCTCTCTGTGTAGCGTTTGCACCATCTGTGAG CACTGCTCGACTAACTGTGACGATTGCCCCTGTGAAGAGGGAGATGAGTCCGATCACTGTGAGCACTGCCAA GACTGCTCTTCCTGCTACATTTGTCCATTACTGTGTGACACCATTTGCACACCAG GTGGCCTTGTTGATGAGCTAACTGGGACCCTCTTCCAGTAA
- the LOC131959753 gene encoding transient receptor potential cation channel subfamily M member 4-like, giving the protein MTGGEGGGVGAGKIGKSEKDQSWIPKIIKKRVCSTFVEDSFSNGALCQCGGARDAHGSVALGDYFSTAIVNHWDSAQHSSEYPTDAFGELQFAGASKRHSYFLRLSWDTPPSMVYTLMTAHWGLPAPNLVVSIMGGEGRTKVKTWVREVLRQGLVKASQSTGAWILTAGLREGVGRCVGEAVRDHATAASSVSLNKVVALGIAPWGLVHNRQQLVNPQGSFPAKYYVQNTSRDSCCLDNNYQAFLLVDDGSVGRRGGETGFRAKLEDYISHQRTGIWGSGSIDIPVLCMLISGEASMLERVDLSLKNNMPWLVLAGSGGLADFLSDVLENLSSVPVAQSSGEGDGEAGPSVDLKDRVAERVKRHFPSEADSDKLAERTLSIYQNRNFITIYHGEQEGPNEFDTVLLKALVGASKHRASVEDSPYTEELKLAVTWNRVDIAKSELFNGDISWRYEDLEDSMTDALVNDKPQFVRLFTENGLNILDYLTYNRLESLYRSVADGTVLYRLLQRCLVERLGTAAPASNIQDKVAAAHIRGPVEDVTLFEVAGVLELLMGDVCQPFYFEALGLEQITSKRRALRRASKLLRGDCLYRERRCLFPWASLFIWSVLQNRSEMATFFWEMAGESVLSALSGCKILRELSKYEVEAETKLSMKELAQKFENLAGDVFSSCYRSNESRSFTLLIRKSPVWGGTTCLQMGMGADARLFFSHDGVQSLLSQIWWGDMKRSTEVWKLLLAFFCPVLCYTNLISFRKQEDHHLEEEGKPNEDGPGRDSDSNYGTTIFSFSDIKHIEADTQGPITPRTATIKGIPHSPRPPKRPFIVSRWRQFWFAPVTSFLGNVLMYFLFLLLFAWVLLVDFKPPNPKSLAISEYVLYFWVFTIVCEEIRETFFLGSMSMRQRLRVYIQDVWNKCDLTAIFLFIIGVICRMFKLSYGFGREVLCVDYMVFTLRLIHIFAIHKQLGPKIIIVGKMMKDVFFFLFFLMVWLMAYGVANQALLYSYDPSLDRIFRRVFYRPYLHIFGQIPVEEMDVGKTWDMPCTHNVTLIENGEEPCRTLYSNWLVVILLIIYLLVTNILLINLLIAMFSYTFNEVQANSDIYWKFQRYNLIVQYHSRPSLAPPFIIISHINLFIKRVIRKVPSVKIHHFVLQLKGKAANRLMTWETIQKEDFLTAQNKIQKSSDSERLKRMSAKVDGVLKHMSESRDFDHRLRALENEMEYCSNALSWIVDTLAQGSTFKPPRPPPSLRDAFPSSSNST; this is encoded by the exons TTCCTGCGCCTAACCTGGTGGTTTCTATAATGGGCGGAGAAGGCAGGACAAAGGTGAAGACTTGGGTACGGGAGGTCCTCCGGCAGGGACTGGTGAAAGCCTCACAAAGCACAG GAGCGTGGATCCTGACAGCAGGCTTGCGTGAAGGCGTTGGCAGGTGTGTAGGAGAGGCGGTGAGGGATCATGCCACCGCAGCCTCGTCGGTGTCCCTCAACAAGGTGGTGGCGCTGGGCATCGCTCCCTGGGGCCTGGTGCACAACAGACAGCAGCTGGTCAACCCACAG GGCAGCTTTCCTGCTAAGTACTACGTCCAGAACACGTCCCGGGACTCCTGCTGCCTTGACAACAACTACCAGGCCTTCCTGCTGGTGGATGATGGGAGTGTGGGAcgcagaggaggagaaacagggtTCAGGGCCAAACTGGAGGACTACATCTCCCACCAGCGCACAGGCATCTGGG gCAGTGGCAGCATTGACATCCCTGTCCTGTGTATGCTGATCTCAGGGGAGGCAAGCATGCTGGAG AGAGTAGATCTTTCTCTGAAAAACAACATGCCCTGGCTGGTGCTGGCCGGCTCAGGGGGCCTCGCTGACTTCCTGAGCGATGTCTTGGAGAATCTGTCGTCAGTCCCGGTTGCCCAGTCTTCCGGCGAGGGAGATGGTGAGGCGGGTCCCAGCGTAGATCTGAAAGACAGAGTGGCAGAACGGGTTAAGAGGCACTTCCCTTCTGAAGCGGATTCAGATAAACTGGCTGAACGG ACTTTGAGCATCTACCAGAACCGAAACTTTATAACAATCTACCATGGAGAGCAGGAGGGCCCAAATGAATTTGATACAGTCCTGCTCAAAGCACTGGTGGGAG ctaGTAAGCATCGTGCATCAGTTGAGGACAGCCCTTACACTGAAGAGCTGAAGCTAGCGGTCACATGGAACAGGGTTGACATTGCCAAGAGTGAACTCTTTAATGGAGACATCTCCTGGAGG TATGAAGACTTGGAGGACTCCATGACAGATGCCCTGGTCAATGACAAGCCTCAGTTTGTGCGTCTTTTCACTGAGAATGGGCTCAACATCCTGGACTACCTGACTTACAACAGGCTGGAAAGCCTCTACCGCTCGGTGGCTGATGGGACGGTGCTGTACAGGCTGCTTCAGCGATGCCTAGTGGAGCGGCTGGGTACTGCAGCCCCGGCATCAAACATACAGGACAAAGTGGCAGCAGCACACATACGTGGCCCAGTGGAAGATGTCACCCTTTTTGAG GTTGCAGGAGTCCTGGAGCTGTTAATGGGCGACGTCTGCCAGCCGTTTTACTTTGAGGCTTTGGGCTTAGAACAGATCACATCCAAGAGGAGAGCTCTGAGG CGTGCAAGTAAGCTGCTGCGGGGTGACTGCTTGTATCGGGAGAGACGCTGCCTCTTCCCCTGGGCTTCGCTCTTCATCTGGTCCGTCCTCCAGAACCGCAGTGAGATGGCCACTTTCTTCTGGGAGatg GCCGGGGAGTCGGTGCTGAGCGCTCTGAGCGGCTGTAAGATTCTGAGGGAACTGTCCAAGTACGAGGTCGAGGCTGAGACCAAACTGTCTATGAAGGAGCTGGCCCAGAAGTTTGAGAACCTGGCTGGTG aCGTCTTCAGCTCTTGCTATCGGAGCAACGAGAGTCGCTCCTTCACCCTGCTGATTAGGAAATCTCCAGTTTGGGGCGGTACCACCTGCCTCCAGATGGGCATGGGCGCTGACGCACGACTTTTCTTCAGTCATGACGGAGTACAG TCTTTGTTGTCTCAGATCTGGTGGGGCGACATGAAGAGGAGCACGGAGGTGTGGAAGCTCCTGCTCGCTTTCTTCTGCCCCGTCCTCTGCTACACCAATCTCATCTCCTTCAG GAAACAAGAGGACCATCATCTAGAGGAAGAAGGGAAGCCTAATGAGGACGGGCCGGGCAGGGACAGCGACAGCAACTATGGCACCACCATCTTTTCCTTCTCGGACATCAAGCACat TGAAGCAGATACACAAGGACCAATCACTCCCAGGACTGCAACCATCAAAG GCATACCCCATTCTCCCAGACCACCCAAGCGTCCCTTCATAGTGTCAAGATGGCGTCAGTTCTGGTTTGCACCTGTCACCTCATTTTTGGGCAACGTCCTGATGTACTTCCTGTTCCTCCTGCTGTTTGCCTGGGTACTGTTGGTGGACTTCAAGCCTCCAAATCCCAAATCTCTGGCCATCAGCGAGTATGTGCTCTACTTCTGGGTATTCACCATCGTGTGTGAGGAGATCCGGGAG ACGTTCTTTCTGGGGTCGATGAGTATGCGTCAGAGGCTCAGAGTGTACATTCAGGATGTGTGGAACAAGTGTGACCTCACCGCCATCTTTCTGTTCATCATAGGAGTAATCTGCAG GATGTTCAAATTGTCCTATGGATTTGGCCGGGAGGTCCTCTGTGTGGACTACATGGTCTTCACCCTCCGTCTCATTCACATCTTTGCCATCCACAAACAGCTGGGACCAAAAATCATCATTGTTGGCAAGATG ATGAAGGACGTCTTCTTCTTCCTGTTCTTCCTCATGGTGTGGCTCATGGCATACGGTGTAGCCAATCAGGCTTTGCTTTACTCCTACGACCCGAGCTTGGATCGCATCTTTCGCCGGGTTTTCTACAGACCGTACTTGCACATCTTTGGACAGATCCCTGTGGAAGAGATGGATG TGGGGAAGACATGGGACATGCCCTGCACACACAACGTGACGCTGATTGAGAACGGAGAAGAGCCGTGCAGGACTTTGTATAGTAACTGGCTGGTGGTCATTCTGCTGATTATTTACCTGCTCGTCACCAACATCCTGCTCATCAACCTGCTCATCGCCATGTTCAG CTACACCTTCAATGAAGTGCAGGCTAACAGCGACATCTACTGGAAGTTCCAGCGCTACAACCTGATTGTTCAGTACCACTCCCGTCCCTCCCTGGCTCCTCCTTTCATCATCATCTCTCACATCAATCTCTTTATCAAGAGGGTCATCCGCAAGGTGCCCTCTGTCAAGATCCACCACTTTG TGTTGCAGTTAAAAGGGAAAGCGGCCAACAGGCTGATGACGTGGGAAACCATTCAGAAGGAGGACTTCCTGACGGCCCAGAACAAGATCCAGAAAAGCAGTGACTCAGAGAGGCTCAAACGGATGTCTGCCAA AGTGGATGGTGTGCTCAAACACATGAGTGAAAGCAGAGACTTTGATCACAGACTGAGGGCTCTTGAGAATGAG ATGGAGTACTGCTCAAATGCTCTCAGCTGGATTGTGGATACTTTGGCACAAGGGAGCACGTTCAAACCTCCTCGGCCTCCACCGTCATTAAGAG ATGCATTCCCCTCTTCTTCCAATTCCACCTGA